A single Desulfitobacterium chlororespirans DSM 11544 DNA region contains:
- a CDS encoding ABC transporter ATP-binding protein, with protein MELTTQGLTKRYKDKTAVNNINLTLTPGVWGLLGANGAGKTTLMRMVAGILTPTSGKVQYDGIEIKTLGEAYRDVFGYLPQTFGFYPEFTVADYLHYMAALKGLPQKETNQKIDELLHRLTLADVRNKHIRKLSGGMQRRVGIAQALLNDPDILILDEPTSGLDPGERIRFRNILSEFAQQRIVLISTHIVSDVEYIANRNAIMKDGHIIAAGTTDELVKTMDGKVWQSTLPAEQLHHYERTVRVVTVRNEESGYVSVRYVSESPGLPDSQTAAPRLEDLYLWLFRGEEAVKEDAV; from the coding sequence ATGGAGCTTACGACACAAGGGCTTACCAAACGGTATAAGGATAAAACCGCCGTAAACAATATAAACCTGACCCTTACCCCCGGAGTATGGGGGCTTCTCGGTGCCAACGGCGCGGGTAAAACAACCTTGATGCGGATGGTGGCCGGAATTTTAACGCCTACCTCCGGCAAAGTCCAGTACGACGGCATCGAAATAAAAACGTTGGGCGAAGCCTACCGGGATGTCTTTGGCTATCTGCCACAGACCTTTGGCTTTTACCCGGAATTTACGGTAGCGGACTATCTGCACTATATGGCTGCGCTGAAAGGGCTGCCCCAAAAGGAAACCAATCAAAAAATAGACGAGCTGCTGCACAGACTAACCCTTGCGGATGTTCGGAACAAACACATACGCAAACTGTCGGGCGGAATGCAACGCAGAGTGGGGATTGCCCAGGCGCTTTTGAACGACCCGGATATTTTGATTCTGGACGAACCGACAAGCGGCCTTGACCCCGGCGAGCGTATACGCTTCCGCAATATTTTATCGGAGTTTGCCCAACAGCGTATTGTCTTGATTTCTACTCATATCGTGTCTGATGTTGAGTATATCGCCAACCGCAACGCCATTATGAAGGATGGACACATTATTGCGGCCGGCACCACAGACGAGCTTGTGAAAACGATGGACGGCAAGGTATGGCAAAGCACGCTACCAGCGGAACAGCTTCATCATTACGAGCGTACCGTCCGGGTTGTGACCGTCCGCAATGAAGAAAGCGGGTATGTATCGGTACGGTATGTTTCGGAAAGTCCGGGTTTGCCGGACTCACAGACCGCCGCCCCGCGCCTTGAGGATTTATATCTCTGGCTGTTCCGTGGTGAGGAAGCCGTAAAGGAGGATGCGGTATGA
- a CDS encoding ABC transporter permease, protein MNRMMALELKRVAKTRSTWILAAGALLLSVVMALLVISFARHWNLDENGREVRLTGRDAIQANQEMLKPIEGELTPEKIRTAFATYHQVYETYGAKIEDIPEDVYYQKIAPINAILNGVREVYVDKSTGIPVPLYEISPEEAANFYEQRTERLSDYLSQEYKDSPDAARQALAINEKVKAPFYYIYGVGDSDTSEYLTMCIFLLVMLCTVIAAPIFSADYQSGADDILRCTKHGRRRLAVVKLSSAILLTTTIFAVCVTAFILISYAAFGWESLKTTLQLAFSAISFVPLTVGEANMLVVFSGLLSFLATVCFTLFLSSLFKNPITVLGLAIGGCLLPTILSFAGSGAAFENWLRLCLPSGGVGLRNSFFFELTDFNFLSLGSFGIWTPYIIPVASGIESVLFFSLTIRSYSRHEGC, encoded by the coding sequence ATGAACCGCATGATGGCTCTGGAACTCAAACGCGTAGCAAAAACCCGCTCTACATGGATACTGGCGGCGGGGGCGCTGCTGCTGTCGGTTGTAATGGCCCTTTTGGTTATCTCATTTGCCCGCCATTGGAACCTTGATGAAAACGGCAGGGAAGTAAGGCTGACCGGCAGGGATGCGATACAGGCCAATCAGGAAATGCTGAAACCGATTGAGGGAGAGCTTACGCCGGAAAAAATACGAACCGCCTTTGCAACCTATCATCAAGTATACGAAACCTATGGAGCAAAGATAGAGGATATACCGGAGGATGTATACTATCAAAAAATAGCGCCAATCAATGCAATATTGAACGGAGTCCGTGAGGTGTATGTGGATAAATCCACCGGCATCCCTGTACCGCTGTATGAGATTTCGCCGGAAGAAGCGGCTAATTTTTATGAGCAACGGACGGAACGTCTTTCCGACTACTTATCACAGGAATATAAAGATTCTCCCGATGCTGCCCGTCAGGCTCTTGCCATCAACGAGAAGGTAAAAGCGCCATTCTATTATATATATGGCGTTGGGGACAGCGATACGTCGGAGTATCTTACTATGTGCATTTTCCTGCTGGTTATGCTATGCACCGTTATTGCCGCGCCTATCTTTTCTGCTGATTATCAAAGCGGCGCGGATGACATTTTGCGTTGCACAAAGCATGGCAGGAGGCGTTTGGCGGTTGTAAAGCTATCGTCCGCCATTTTGCTTACCACCACGATTTTTGCGGTTTGCGTAACTGCGTTTATCTTGATTTCATACGCTGCATTCGGTTGGGAAAGTTTAAAAACAACGCTGCAACTGGCCTTTTCTGCAATTTCCTTTGTTCCGCTTACCGTAGGAGAAGCCAATATGCTGGTTGTTTTTTCCGGCCTGCTTTCTTTCCTGGCGACGGTCTGCTTTACGCTCTTTCTTTCCAGCCTATTCAAAAACCCTATTACAGTCTTAGGTCTGGCCATCGGCGGCTGCTTGTTGCCCACAATTCTGTCTTTTGCCGGAAGCGGCGCCGCTTTTGAAAATTGGCTCAGGTTATGCCTGCCTTCAGGGGGAGTGGGACTTAGAAACAGCTTTTTCTTTGAGTTGACTGACTTTAATTTTTTGTCGCTTGGCTCCTTCGGTATATGGACCCCCTATATTATACCCGTAGCCTCAGGAATAGAAAGTGTGCTCTTCTTTTCCCTTACCATACGCTCTTATTCCCGGCATGAAGGGTGTTAA
- a CDS encoding TraB/GumN family protein gives MTIENENITRLTLAGKEVILIGTAHVSKQSADLVKEVIEAERPDSVCIELDEQRYKSIAEGEKWKETDIFKIIKEKKATLLLMNLALSSFQKRLAKEFGTNAGQEMLQGIESAQEVGAELVLADRNIQITFSRIWHNVGFWGKCKLLMEIILSIFDDEAISEEELEKLKSQDMLNGILKDFTESFPKLKTPLIDERDQYLSQKIKEAPGGKIVAVLGAAHVPGITEEIHKEHDLQALTELPPKSIVPKILGWSIPALIIALIAYTFYANPDAGVQQTLSWILWTGTLSALGTALAFGHPLAILTAFLAAPIAALHPLIAAGWFAGLVQAYFKRPNVRDFENLSEDILSLKGFWNNQVTRILLTIVFANIGSATGAFIGGADIARLFFQNL, from the coding sequence ATGACGATAGAGAACGAAAACATTACTCGATTGACTTTGGCTGGCAAGGAAGTCATCTTAATCGGTACTGCCCATGTGTCCAAGCAAAGCGCCGATTTGGTCAAAGAAGTCATTGAAGCGGAAAGACCTGATTCCGTCTGTATTGAGCTGGACGAGCAACGCTATAAATCCATTGCTGAAGGGGAAAAATGGAAGGAAACCGATATCTTTAAAATCATTAAGGAAAAGAAAGCCACCCTGCTTTTGATGAATCTGGCTTTATCCTCCTTTCAGAAGCGTTTAGCCAAGGAATTTGGCACCAATGCCGGACAGGAAATGCTGCAGGGAATTGAATCCGCCCAGGAAGTAGGAGCCGAATTGGTTCTTGCCGATCGCAATATTCAAATCACCTTCTCCCGCATATGGCATAATGTAGGCTTCTGGGGCAAATGCAAATTGTTGATGGAAATTATCCTCAGTATCTTTGATGATGAAGCCATCTCCGAAGAGGAACTGGAAAAATTAAAATCCCAGGATATGCTCAATGGCATCCTCAAGGATTTCACCGAGAGCTTTCCCAAGCTTAAAACCCCTTTGATCGATGAGCGGGATCAATATTTGTCCCAAAAGATCAAGGAAGCTCCCGGGGGAAAAATCGTCGCTGTATTAGGTGCGGCCCATGTGCCGGGCATCACTGAAGAGATCCATAAAGAGCATGATTTGCAGGCTTTAACTGAGCTTCCGCCCAAATCGATTGTCCCTAAAATCCTTGGTTGGTCCATACCGGCCCTGATTATTGCCCTCATTGCTTATACTTTTTACGCCAACCCTGACGCCGGAGTTCAGCAGACCTTGAGCTGGATTCTCTGGACGGGCACTCTCTCGGCCCTGGGCACCGCACTGGCCTTTGGTCATCCTCTGGCTATCTTAACGGCCTTTCTGGCGGCCCCCATCGCCGCCCTGCATCCTTTAATCGCGGCCGGCTGGTTTGCCGGCTTGGTGCAAGCCTATTTCAAACGCCCTAATGTCAGGGATTTTGAGAATCTTTCCGAGGATATTCTCAGCCTTAAAGGCTTTTGGAATAATCAAGTGACCAGGATCCTGCTCACCATCGTCTTTGCCAATATCGGCAGCGCCACGGGAGCCTTTATCGGCGGTGCGGATATTGCCCGTTTGTTCTTCCAGAATTTATAA
- a CDS encoding DUF1858 domain-containing protein — protein MKTIDLSKTVYEICSADPEAVTIMKELGFKEITNPGMLNTAGRFMTIPKGAAMKKISLTHIKEAFAQKGYEIIE, from the coding sequence ATGAAAACCATTGATTTATCGAAAACTGTTTACGAGATATGCTCCGCAGACCCGGAAGCGGTGACGATTATGAAAGAATTAGGCTTTAAGGAAATCACCAATCCAGGCATGCTTAATACGGCCGGACGTTTTATGACCATACCTAAGGGAGCGGCCATGAAAAAGATCAGCTTGACACATATAAAAGAAGCTTTTGCCCAAAAAGGCTATGAAATTATTGAATAG
- a CDS encoding DUF438 domain-containing protein encodes MSELINNREHRQKVLKELIMELHNGQPVEEVKERFGKLIEGLAATEVSQMEQALIEGGMPVEEIQRLCDVHAAVLGTSVQQIHTADQGEEQNGHPVHTFQLENQALEALLKNVITPELERYEASGDSEALTTLITAFQSLWEIDKHYSRKENLLFPIMEQHGITAPPKVMWGVDDEIRAVIKETRKLLSSEPPRQEEILAKAKEAVTRVPEMIFKEENILFPMVLDTFSEDEWVSIADASSEIGYCLIDEPQKIWKPQSAQGQGNDDKQNDQNTQNGYVEFDAGRLLPEEINAIMNTLPLDITFVGRDGTVKYFTQGKERIFARAKTVLGRRVENCHPPASVHVVEKVVEELQSGKKDHEDFWIKMGDKYVLIRYYAVRNAEGEYLGIMEISQDIKEIQEITGEKRLLSE; translated from the coding sequence ATGAGTGAATTAATCAATAATCGGGAACACCGCCAAAAGGTCTTAAAAGAACTTATTATGGAATTGCACAACGGTCAGCCGGTGGAAGAAGTAAAAGAACGCTTTGGCAAGCTGATTGAAGGCCTTGCCGCCACCGAAGTCTCCCAGATGGAGCAAGCTCTCATTGAGGGAGGAATGCCTGTGGAGGAAATCCAGCGTCTCTGCGATGTCCATGCAGCTGTGCTGGGCACTTCTGTCCAGCAGATCCATACCGCGGATCAGGGAGAGGAGCAAAACGGACACCCGGTCCATACCTTCCAACTGGAAAATCAGGCTTTGGAGGCTTTGCTGAAAAATGTCATTACCCCCGAATTAGAACGCTATGAAGCCAGTGGCGACAGCGAGGCTTTGACAACATTGATCACAGCTTTCCAAAGCTTATGGGAAATCGACAAGCACTACAGCCGCAAGGAGAATCTGCTTTTTCCCATCATGGAGCAACACGGCATCACCGCGCCCCCTAAAGTCATGTGGGGAGTGGATGATGAGATCCGCGCCGTCATCAAAGAGACCCGTAAACTTTTAAGCAGTGAACCGCCCCGTCAAGAGGAGATTCTCGCCAAAGCTAAAGAAGCCGTAACCCGGGTTCCTGAGATGATCTTTAAAGAGGAAAATATTCTTTTCCCCATGGTATTGGATACCTTCTCCGAGGATGAATGGGTTTCCATCGCCGACGCCAGCAGTGAGATTGGCTATTGCCTGATTGACGAGCCGCAGAAAATATGGAAACCCCAAAGCGCTCAAGGTCAGGGGAATGATGATAAACAAAATGATCAGAACACTCAGAATGGCTATGTGGAGTTTGACGCCGGAAGATTGCTTCCGGAGGAGATCAACGCGATAATGAACACTCTGCCTCTGGATATAACCTTTGTTGGCCGTGACGGCACGGTAAAATACTTCACCCAAGGCAAAGAGAGAATTTTCGCCCGTGCTAAAACCGTTCTGGGACGCAGGGTAGAAAACTGCCATCCCCCTGCCAGCGTCCATGTGGTGGAAAAAGTGGTGGAAGAGCTTCAGTCCGGCAAAAAGGATCATGAAGACTTCTGGATCAAAATGGGAGACAAATATGTCCTGATTCGCTACTATGCCGTGCGCAATGCCGAGGGCGAATACCTGGGGATCATGGAAATCTCCCAGGATATCAAAGAGATTCAGGAGATTACCGGAGAGAAGCGGTTATTGTCTGAGTAA
- a CDS encoding hotdog fold thioesterase — MLEALNIEIKEVSAERVVATMPVNEATRQPVGLLHGGASVALAETVASIGTWNLIDQKTQAAVGLEINANHLRGKREGIVTAIGTPLHKGTRTMIWDIRINDEDDKLICISRCTMAIIDQQS, encoded by the coding sequence CTGCTTGAGGCATTAAATATCGAAATTAAAGAAGTGTCTGCCGAGCGAGTGGTTGCCACAATGCCTGTTAATGAGGCGACTCGTCAGCCTGTCGGCTTGCTCCATGGCGGCGCTTCCGTAGCCTTGGCTGAAACGGTGGCAAGTATCGGCACCTGGAATCTGATCGATCAAAAAACCCAGGCGGCCGTGGGGTTGGAGATCAATGCCAACCATCTACGGGGCAAAAGAGAGGGTATCGTTACAGCTATAGGGACACCCTTGCATAAGGGAACAAGAACTATGATTTGGGATATTCGGATCAATGATGAGGACGATAAATTGATTTGTATCTCCCGTTGTACTATGGCGATCATCGATCAGCAGTCCTAA
- the zupT gene encoding zinc transporter ZupT, giving the protein MFDERALIALLLSFIAGMATLLGALIIFVTKSKNEKILSASLGFAAGVMLSVSFLDLWTQSQASLISYMGHKMGLLLSVVFLLGGILFALGIDHFVPHEEPSPNEKDKPHQNLYRVGFVSMLAIMFHNFPEGIATFSAGYEDLTMGISIAVAISMHNIPEGITVAMPLYYATGKKKDAFKYTFLSGMAEPFGALLAFLVLRPFINSFNLGAIFAIVAGIMIYIAIEELIPSSRQYGHPRLALFATFAGIIIMPLSHIF; this is encoded by the coding sequence ATGTTTGACGAACGCGCCTTGATTGCACTTTTACTATCCTTCATCGCCGGGATGGCTACCTTATTAGGGGCTTTAATTATCTTTGTCACTAAATCAAAAAACGAAAAGATCCTATCGGCTTCTCTGGGCTTTGCCGCCGGGGTGATGCTTTCCGTCTCTTTTTTGGATTTATGGACTCAGAGCCAGGCGTCCTTGATTTCATACATGGGGCATAAAATGGGCTTGCTGCTTTCCGTAGTATTCTTATTAGGCGGAATTCTCTTCGCTTTGGGCATCGACCACTTTGTCCCCCACGAGGAGCCCAGCCCTAACGAAAAGGATAAGCCTCACCAGAATTTATACCGGGTGGGGTTTGTTTCCATGCTGGCGATTATGTTTCATAATTTCCCGGAGGGAATAGCTACCTTCAGCGCCGGTTATGAAGACTTAACCATGGGCATCTCCATAGCCGTAGCCATCAGTATGCATAATATACCTGAAGGAATCACGGTGGCTATGCCCCTATACTATGCCACAGGGAAAAAGAAAGATGCCTTTAAATACACCTTTCTGTCGGGAATGGCGGAGCCTTTCGGTGCTTTGCTGGCCTTTTTGGTGCTGCGGCCCTTTATCAACAGCTTTAACCTGGGGGCAATTTTTGCTATCGTGGCCGGGATTATGATTTATATTGCCATTGAAGAGCTGATCCCATCTTCCCGGCAATACGGCCATCCCCGTTTGGCCTTATTCGCAACCTTTGCCGGCATTATCATCATGCCCCTAAGTCATATTTTCTGA
- a CDS encoding DUF421 domain-containing protein, which produces MSEGLVVVVRSLIGFFSLLIFARIIGKSQISQLTFFDYVLGITIGSMAASLATDLSSRAWPHWVALITWAALGYVMEKITIKWRYAAKFLEGEPVIVVMSGKIMDDALRKTNYRISELMGLLRNKGIFDVSQVDFAILEPNGQLSVLQKPENLPLTPKDMNIKASSSGISSELIYDGMIVEQNLRQFKKDKKWLQKELKKQGIKDVSEVFFASLNPAGSLYIDLYKDRLQNPVDIGDYKGPY; this is translated from the coding sequence ATGAGTGAAGGTTTAGTCGTTGTTGTCCGTTCCCTGATCGGTTTTTTTTCGCTGCTTATTTTTGCAAGAATTATCGGCAAATCCCAAATCAGTCAATTAACCTTTTTTGATTATGTGCTGGGAATTACCATTGGTTCCATGGCCGCCTCGTTGGCCACAGATTTATCCAGCAGGGCATGGCCCCATTGGGTGGCCTTGATCACCTGGGCCGCTCTGGGCTATGTCATGGAAAAGATCACTATCAAATGGCGTTATGCCGCTAAATTCTTGGAAGGGGAACCGGTTATTGTCGTGATGAGCGGTAAGATTATGGATGACGCGTTGCGAAAAACTAACTATCGTATCTCCGAGCTCATGGGGTTGCTCCGCAACAAAGGCATCTTCGATGTCAGTCAAGTGGATTTTGCCATCCTCGAGCCCAATGGTCAGCTCTCCGTGCTGCAAAAGCCGGAGAACCTGCCTTTAACACCTAAGGATATGAATATTAAAGCGTCCTCCTCGGGGATTAGCTCCGAACTTATCTATGATGGCATGATTGTGGAACAGAATTTAAGACAGTTTAAAAAAGACAAAAAGTGGCTGCAAAAAGAGTTGAAAAAGCAGGGGATAAAGGATGTGTCCGAGGTGTTTTTTGCCTCTCTTAACCCCGCCGGGAGCCTTTACATTGATCTCTATAAGGATCGCCTGCAAAATCCTGTGGATATAGGGGATTATAAAGGACCTTACTAA
- a CDS encoding DUF4363 family protein encodes MRKFLVISIPIVTIVFFVLLMQSGNFLKHPFGNEEGVPAKLEQMIQEVQKENWDSALNHWDGLARDWDKVVKRVQFSAERNEINDFTVSIARLRGAIEAQDKSSGLQLLYEAYEHWEDLGQ; translated from the coding sequence ATGAGAAAATTCTTAGTGATCAGCATTCCTATTGTTACGATTGTGTTCTTTGTGCTCCTCATGCAAAGCGGAAATTTTTTAAAACATCCTTTCGGCAATGAAGAGGGGGTACCGGCCAAGCTCGAACAGATGATTCAAGAAGTTCAAAAAGAGAATTGGGATTCTGCCCTGAATCATTGGGATGGTCTGGCCCGGGATTGGGATAAAGTCGTTAAACGGGTCCAGTTCAGTGCAGAGCGCAACGAGATCAATGACTTCACTGTAAGCATTGCCCGCTTAAGGGGAGCTATCGAAGCCCAGGATAAATCCAGCGGCCTTCAGCTGCTTTATGAGGCCTATGAACATTGGGAGGATCTTGGCCAGTGA
- a CDS encoding L-lactate permease — protein sequence MAWTQNYTALGDNLFLTALVVAIPIFFLFWALAIKKMKGHIAGVLTLLIAFVDVVLLYGMPVSVAFSAAILGIMNGLFPIGWIIITAVFFYNLTVEAGAFDVIKGSIASLSSDRRLQALLIAFSFSAFMEGAAGQGAPVAVAAAILIGLGFPAVPAAVICLVANVPPVPFGPVGTPTITMGKVTAMNDAVLAHGLAINMSLFCIIIPIAMLLVLCGWKATKEVIPAALVSGLSFAIPFYFLAKLNGPMLPSVVGSVVSIVATGLFIRVWKPKTLWRFANDPEVPKVVKNQYSGGQIFKAWSPYLVLMVLMGIWGTPQFKSFVANDLQWFINIKEWPGLHGFVMQAAPIVTEPTIYAASYKWDIFGYAGTAMLISAVITLFILRISPATAVKVFGKTMKQLAFSLITIMSVLGLAWLANYSGMSFTLGLAFASTGMLFPFFSPVLGWLGVFLTGSVTSSGALFGMLQKVTATQLGMNPVLTVTANLLGGSMGKLISPQSIAIACAATGLIGKENEIFRKTAKYSVYLLLIVMVLIFLEAYLTPGLMPTISSSGG from the coding sequence ATGGCATGGACTCAAAATTATACTGCTCTTGGGGACAATTTATTTCTGACAGCCCTTGTCGTTGCTATCCCAATATTCTTCCTCTTCTGGGCATTGGCCATCAAGAAGATGAAAGGCCATATAGCCGGTGTATTGACTCTGCTCATTGCTTTTGTGGATGTAGTGCTCCTTTATGGCATGCCCGTCAGTGTGGCTTTCTCCGCTGCAATTCTTGGTATTATGAATGGTTTATTCCCGATCGGCTGGATTATTATTACGGCTGTCTTCTTTTATAACCTTACTGTTGAGGCGGGCGCCTTTGATGTGATCAAAGGGTCAATCGCTTCCTTATCCAGTGACAGGCGTCTGCAGGCTCTGCTGATCGCCTTTTCCTTCTCTGCTTTCATGGAAGGGGCAGCAGGTCAAGGCGCTCCTGTCGCTGTGGCTGCCGCCATACTTATCGGCTTGGGCTTCCCTGCTGTACCGGCCGCTGTCATCTGCTTAGTCGCCAATGTTCCTCCCGTGCCCTTTGGTCCGGTGGGAACGCCTACGATCACAATGGGTAAGGTTACCGCTATGAACGATGCGGTACTGGCTCATGGCTTAGCAATCAATATGTCCTTATTCTGCATTATTATCCCCATCGCCATGCTCCTTGTCCTATGCGGTTGGAAAGCGACTAAGGAAGTCATCCCGGCCGCCCTGGTCAGTGGCTTGAGCTTCGCTATCCCCTTTTACTTCCTGGCCAAACTTAATGGTCCTATGCTGCCCAGCGTCGTGGGTTCGGTGGTTTCCATTGTCGCCACAGGACTGTTTATCAGAGTTTGGAAACCCAAAACCTTATGGCGTTTTGCAAATGATCCGGAAGTTCCCAAAGTGGTTAAAAATCAATATTCCGGCGGGCAAATCTTCAAAGCCTGGTCGCCTTACCTGGTTCTGATGGTTTTAATGGGCATCTGGGGAACGCCCCAATTTAAAAGCTTCGTCGCTAATGATCTGCAATGGTTCATCAATATTAAAGAATGGCCCGGCCTGCATGGTTTTGTTATGCAAGCCGCTCCCATCGTCACAGAACCGACCATTTATGCCGCCAGCTATAAATGGGATATTTTTGGCTATGCCGGAACAGCTATGCTTATCTCGGCGGTCATTACCCTCTTTATTCTGAGAATATCTCCTGCCACCGCGGTAAAAGTTTTCGGGAAAACCATGAAACAATTAGCTTTTTCCTTAATCACGATTATGTCCGTTCTCGGTCTGGCCTGGTTAGCCAATTATTCCGGAATGTCCTTTACCCTTGGCTTAGCCTTTGCCTCTACGGGTATGCTTTTCCCCTTCTTCTCTCCGGTTCTCGGCTGGCTTGGCGTATTCCTCACCGGCTCCGTTACTTCCTCAGGTGCCTTGTTTGGTATGCTGCAGAAAGTTACCGCCACTCAGCTGGGCATGAACCCTGTTCTGACGGTAACAGCAAACTTGTTAGGGGGTTCCATGGGTAAACTCATCTCACCACAATCCATTGCCATTGCTTGCGCCGCCACAGGATTGATTGGTAAAGAAAATGAGATTTTCCGTAAAACGGCCAAGTATTCCGTTTATCTCCTGCTTATCGTGATGGTGCTCATCTTCCTGGAGGCCTATCTTACACCTGGGCTGATGCCCACAATCTCCAGCAGCGGCGGCTGA